The window ATGAAACAAATATGACTAGCTGTTCTTCGCATATTTAGAAAATTCTAATATCAGTGTGGTGTGGTACATAATACACAATACGTTGCCAGTTTTCTTATTAAACTAATGAAGATTTGATATAAAGACCTGCGTTTAAAGCTTTTGTAAAGTTCAACGTGACATTGTATATGGAAACAGAAAACAGCAAGAAGTTTTATATCCATGATCGGGGTTAAGcctaacaaacacaaataaatgaaatgtatgcATATTTCACTGACATAAATTGCACCTGTTCAAGGACAGAGTAGGCTAAGTAGCAGAGCACTAGTCTTTTTTTAGCAAGATGAAGCTTCTTCAAACACTTGCGTAGGAAGCGTTGATTGGTAGACTCGTGTTCTGCTTGGTTTACTCCGGGCTTCTCGGGTTGGAAAGCATCAATTACTCTCTGGAAAGAAGTGTGAgacaaatattacttttatatgcaGGTCAAATCCGCGTAGAATTTAATATGTGTTTTACATTCTCACagcattttgtttgtaataaatacttaataGCCTGTTTAAATGCATCGATGTACAGATACttgaagataaaaattaaaataatgggtCGGATAACGAGTTCTTCACTAATATACTCGTGTTATATGCTATATATACACTGTGTATATATTTCTCTAtcagtatagaaaataataaacataaaaatcataatgtgtatgtttaataGAGTTTttgcactgtattttatataGTGTTTTCCTGGGTTATTCAAATGGTTGTCCATGTTTATctcccgtcaaaccaaacatgctcgccctttcagccgtgggtgcgtcataatgttacagtcgatcccactattcgttggtaaaacagtagtccaagagttggcggtgagtggtgatgactagctgccttccctctagtcttacactgctaaattagggacggctagtgcagatagccctcgagtagctttgcgtgaaattaaaaaacaacatgtaTATCAATTTAACTCACAGCTTAATGTACACAGCCTTTAATGCAATGATCGTTTTCACATATGAATCAATGTTTGagctctttatatataatttatgaaaaacaaatactgtACGTTCCGGCACACAAACATGTAGTTTTATGTACTTATTCTGTACAGTTGTCTAACTTGTATTTGgttttgataaaacataaattaaaataaaattgtataaataaagatTTAGGGCTTTCCGTTTATATTTCCAAATGAACCAAAACATTCTACAAAAGTAACGTAAACGCAGAAGATGTAATATCTGATAAGATGCTACctttatgataaaatttaaactGGTGAACTGGTGAGTATTTTACTTATACCTCGGTAACTGTTGCACCAGAATAACCAGAATAATATATTACTGGTGCATTTTTTCTCCTGAATACCTGGTGAGACAATGGTAATTTCATGAACTTACAATTCTTACATCCGGCTGCGATTCGCttcagtggacacaacagatagcttaatctggctttgttctaaaacagataAACTGACAGCAAACAAATGAATGTGgatttgttctaaaacaaatacaCCAACAGGAGATAGCTTCGtgtgactttgctgtaaaacAACTAAACCGAAGGCCGTTTTTTTCATATggtatttttgcatatatatatatatatatatatattggatttGGACATTCTACCattcagaatatatataaattctcaTCCTGAAGGTGAAGTAAAGTTGGTTATTTTTACTATGCAAATCGAAAGTTCGAATCCAATCTCTGTcaatctttcttttttcaaagttattttgataaaagtttgtaATCGAGGCAGCCAGGTGTACGTGATGGACCCCAAAGCAAAAACGCTCAACGAACAGTTAATTATcattataggcccggcatggtcaagcgtggccgtgcgactcgcaatctgagggtttcgggttcgcatccccgtcgcgccaaacatgctcgtcctttcagccgtggggcgtagtcataatattacggtcaatcccattattcgttggtaaagagtagcccaagagttagcggtgggtggtgatgactagctgccttccctctagtcttacactgctaaattagggatggttagcgcagagagccctcgagtagctttgcgcgaaattaaaaaaaaagaatcattaTAGTAAGATTATTGGATGGAAAATTATAGAAATGAAGTTATAATATAGAAAAGTGACCATAATAATTTTGAGGAAATGATGTAGAAGAGACTATTTGTCCTGTTTTGCAACTGAGACCACAATTAAGTTAACTATGACATCAACTTCTGTAGTCATAGGCTGGGACACATACAcatcaaatgaataaataatcaaaCTTAATTATGTTAATAACCTTATCCAGCTCTGCCTCGCTCCGTTTAATAAAGTTAGGTATAAAAATTGGACTACAGACGTTTTCACATGATTGTAGTGACTATTTAATACCAACGAAAATCTTCTGCCTGTTTATGGATACAtttcacaatgaaaatattttggggGATATTTCTTGCTTCTCGATGGAGACTATAGATTTTCATAGAAGTAAAATTCAAGATTCTTATTAAATTTTGCGCATTAAATGTACAAAATTCACACAGTGAAAATATTGACCacatttttactgtaaaatagGCTGTTTTGAACATGAATTGACGCAACTGCTTTGTAATTTCTGTTAAGTTTCTCGACTCGGCTGCTACATTTTTCATTTCCGATCTACTTCCTCTGTTTTACGACAATTTTCCGGAAGAATTAACGCTATTGAAAATACTCACAGAGATACTGTTCATTTTTTCCAATTTACGTATGTTTCCAGGACAGTAAAGATGGAGGATTgtagttttcttaaaataacttcaaaatggTTAAGGTAAGACATTTGAAGTGTGttaaaaaagctttaaaagaAACCAACTATGAACTGAGAGTCACTTTTATTTGTAGGCTTTCATCAAGGGCAGAGTTGAGAATAAAATTACCGCTCATGAAAAGCAATCagattatatatttacttaagtttaaattaaaaataataacaacatttgtaAAACCGCTATCAAGCATAAAGATTTATAGCATAACCGTGAAGTACTCAAGAATCATTGTAATCAGTATGACCAATTATTGCATTATCACTCTTTTGGGGAACCGAATGTTAACTGTCCATTATTTACTGATCTCAGTATGGATTATCCACTTTCAggcaagtaaaatattaaatatttactctgAAGCAGCATTTTCTGGAGTTGCAGCCCTTTGAGGGCACTTTATGAGTCAAAAATCACAAGATCTCCTGCTCTATTATGACACCCAGTAAGCGGCTAATTTTTATGAGATATATGTATATTCCCAACCCCAGTTTCGTACCTGGATTGGAGCTTGAAAGTGAGAGTGAGATAAAACACGATGCTGTGTAACATAAAAAGTTCTTACTTGAAAGAAAGTGGTGTATAGGACGGTggtttttaaaatagatattttatgtgtataaaaaaattcaaaattttactttCGGACTATAGAACATGTTAAAGCTATTACCTGAGTGAAGGTTCCAGGTGTAATTATGATACGATATATCATGTATATTGGGATAAATGACAAGGACGATACTGTTAAGAGCCAACCAACAGTTATAGACCACTTTGGATACTGGTAATCTTGCCATTCCAAGTCCTTATAATAAATCATAGCGAACAGGAAAATGCACTGTGAATAGAGGAAACACAATGACAAACGACCATAATAAAGAACTATGTATAATAGAGACGTAATACGAGAAATGATAGTGAATATCAAGTGTTTTACGAATTATACATTTTAAGGCCTAGCTTACAAACTAGGAACAATGCAAAATTTTCATTGTTTGCAAGAAACGTTAATAATTATTCGAAACAGTGCACATAGTatttgtacagttgttgtttgttattgagcacaaaatATACAAGAGCTTATTTGTACTCTATCtgcaacgagtatcgaaacccgatttctagcggtataagtccacTGATACACCATTGTTCCATATGTAACAGATGCAAACTTAATTATTTATACAAGAAACGCTATCAATTATTCAATGCAGCACAAGCGCTATTTGTATAGAAACGACAGTAATAGTGATCCATGTGTGATGCATAATTACACTTAACTAT of the Tachypleus tridentatus isolate NWPU-2018 chromosome 13, ASM421037v1, whole genome shotgun sequence genome contains:
- the LOC143236313 gene encoding uncharacterized protein LOC143236313, translated to MELMQWQSHNNYAEHVAFLSKFQTTYQKEVSKVEVRSRSSAVFGTSTENARIETWDLLRLCWTYVSPIFIFCIFLFAMIYYKDLEWQDYQYPKWSITVGWLLTVSSLSFIPIYMIYRIIITPGTFTQRVIDAFQPEKPGVNQAEHESTNQRFLRKCLKKLHLAKKRLVLCYLAYSVLEQVQFMSVKYAYISFICVC